The Mesorhizobium sp. M1D.F.Ca.ET.043.01.1.1 genome contains a region encoding:
- a CDS encoding MFS transporter — translation MQPTFRSIWLATQVSSLGWLMQTVAISWLMATISTSDLMVALVQASSNLPAFILSVFAGALADNFSRRRVMFAGRCLMVIASAMLTASVALGFVSPWMILGFSFLIACGGALNDPAWQASVGDIVDRRDVPAAVTLLSVGFNTVRTVGPALGGIVVASFGLLAAFTVTTLTYLVPLATIWRCKWKVRSSPLPRESMRTAIYDGLRFTAMSSEIKAAIARGTLFGLASIAILALLPLVVRDQLGAGPLAYGTLMAGFGTGAVFAGISNSTFRRSLSQERLMRLSCIACAACSLSLALTSSIAVAAIALALGGAGWVTAWSGVGVSVQLASPRWVVGRTISIYYALIDGGIAAGSWVWGTVAETHSLTWALEGSAGALLLVAVAGVLFPLRERHDSEPDPLEAFDAPAVALNLKPRSGPIVVKVEYLITEKNVEAFLDLMRQRRHVHSRVGARNWTLQRNLQKPMQWTETFRTPTWTDYLRLNHRLTEVDKELDERVLQLHAGEAAPQMTLSIERPTSSPRKRAILPLPRH, via the coding sequence ATGCAGCCAACCTTTCGTTCGATCTGGCTCGCCACCCAGGTTTCGAGTCTCGGCTGGTTGATGCAGACAGTCGCCATTAGCTGGCTGATGGCGACAATCTCGACTTCCGATCTGATGGTGGCGCTGGTGCAGGCTTCGTCCAACCTGCCCGCGTTCATCTTGTCCGTGTTCGCCGGGGCTCTGGCCGATAATTTCAGCCGTCGCCGGGTCATGTTCGCCGGCCGCTGCCTGATGGTGATAGCCTCTGCGATGCTCACTGCGTCCGTCGCGCTGGGCTTTGTCAGTCCGTGGATGATCCTCGGCTTCAGCTTTCTCATCGCATGCGGCGGCGCTCTCAACGATCCCGCGTGGCAGGCTTCGGTTGGCGATATCGTTGATCGACGCGATGTCCCCGCTGCCGTGACCCTGCTCTCCGTCGGCTTCAACACCGTCCGGACAGTGGGCCCGGCACTCGGCGGCATCGTGGTTGCATCGTTTGGGCTTTTGGCAGCTTTCACCGTGACCACCCTCACCTATCTGGTCCCTCTTGCCACCATATGGCGCTGCAAGTGGAAGGTTCGCTCCTCCCCGCTTCCACGCGAGTCGATGAGGACGGCGATCTATGACGGGCTGCGCTTCACGGCGATGTCATCGGAAATCAAGGCGGCGATCGCTCGCGGGACCCTGTTTGGGCTGGCGAGCATCGCCATTCTCGCGCTGCTGCCGCTGGTTGTCCGTGACCAGCTGGGCGCAGGACCACTCGCCTATGGCACGCTGATGGCCGGCTTCGGCACAGGCGCCGTCTTCGCCGGCATCTCCAACAGCACATTCAGACGGAGCTTGTCGCAAGAACGGCTGATGAGGCTCTCCTGCATCGCCTGCGCGGCATGCTCTCTTTCCCTTGCCCTGACCTCTTCGATTGCCGTAGCCGCAATTGCGCTCGCCTTGGGCGGCGCGGGCTGGGTCACCGCCTGGTCCGGAGTTGGCGTGAGCGTGCAGCTGGCGAGCCCGCGCTGGGTCGTGGGGCGCACGATTTCAATCTACTACGCCTTGATAGACGGCGGCATCGCGGCCGGCAGTTGGGTGTGGGGCACTGTCGCCGAGACCCATTCATTGACCTGGGCGCTTGAGGGTTCTGCCGGTGCGCTTTTGCTCGTCGCTGTAGCCGGCGTTCTGTTTCCCCTGCGCGAACGCCACGATTCCGAACCCGATCCCTTGGAGGCATTCGACGCTCCCGCTGTTGCTCTCAATTTGAAGCCGAGAAGCGGCCCGATCGTGGTCAAGGTCGAATATCTGATAACCGAGAAAAATGTCGAGGCCTTCCTCGACCTCATGCGGCAGCGCAGGCATGTCCACAGCCGCGTCGGTGCACGCAACTGGACGCTCCAGCGTAACCTTCAGAAGCCTATGCAATGGACGGAGACATTCCGCACGCCGACCTGGACGGACTACCTTCGCCTCAACCATCGTCTCACGGAAGTAGACAAGGAACTGGACGAGCGTGTCCTTCAGTTGCACGCAGGAGAGGCAGCTCCTCAAATGACGCTTTCGATTGAGCGGCCGACAAGCTCACCCCGCAAACGCGCAATCCTCCCACTTCCCCGTCATTGA
- a CDS encoding NAD-dependent epimerase/dehydratase family protein has protein sequence MTKRALVIGGSGFVGGHLVPALLHDQFHVSVLNRGHKVTGGAEQLTADRTDGDQLFQIAQQVPGFDVVFDTSSYNFQSTKTAWDAFSGVTQRWIHLSSAAVYKETPGRCPAEGDPIGGAAIWADYGFEKAAADAFLTDQAERLPVTIFRPPYLYGPGNDNDRESFIWARCLQGRPVIIPKNGETRIQFLHAEDLADIMVHASTSEARGAQVFNVASEERMSLREWVNLVATAAGFADPGILAGDQADDYMPRQYFPFRDYPCCVDVQFLMKSFEWRPRLGLFDGFRQTFETQDIQHLASKPLDSETEQTILARIQSCDLTHL, from the coding sequence ATGACAAAGCGGGCTTTGGTGATTGGAGGCTCTGGTTTTGTCGGGGGCCATTTGGTTCCCGCACTGCTCCACGACCAATTTCACGTCAGCGTGCTCAACCGTGGGCATAAAGTCACGGGAGGCGCGGAGCAATTGACGGCGGACCGTACCGATGGTGATCAGCTCTTTCAGATCGCTCAACAGGTGCCCGGGTTTGACGTCGTCTTCGATACGTCTTCTTATAATTTCCAAAGCACAAAAACCGCCTGGGATGCCTTTTCTGGCGTGACACAGCGCTGGATTCACCTTAGCAGCGCGGCTGTCTACAAAGAGACACCAGGTAGATGCCCTGCCGAGGGCGATCCTATCGGTGGAGCAGCAATATGGGCGGACTATGGTTTCGAAAAGGCCGCCGCTGACGCATTTCTCACAGACCAGGCAGAACGGCTCCCGGTTACAATTTTTCGTCCCCCTTATCTGTATGGGCCAGGCAATGACAACGACCGGGAATCGTTCATATGGGCGCGCTGCCTACAGGGGCGGCCAGTCATAATCCCCAAAAACGGTGAAACGCGGATCCAGTTTCTACATGCCGAGGATCTCGCTGACATTATGGTCCACGCTTCGACGTCAGAAGCGCGCGGCGCGCAAGTATTCAATGTCGCAAGTGAGGAGCGCATGAGTTTGAGGGAGTGGGTCAACTTAGTCGCAACTGCCGCCGGCTTCGCTGATCCCGGTATTCTCGCCGGAGATCAAGCTGATGACTATATGCCGCGTCAGTATTTTCCATTCCGGGATTATCCCTGCTGCGTCGATGTCCAATTCCTGATGAAGAGCTTCGAATGGCGGCCGCGTCTTGGCCTATTCGACGGATTTCGTCAGACATTCGAAACACAAGACATCCAACATTTGGCGAGTAAGCCTCTCGACAGCGAGACAGAGCAGACGATTCTCGCGCGGATACAGAGCTGCGATCTAACCCACCTTTGA
- the repC gene encoding plasmid replication protein RepC, whose translation METGIATTPFGRRPMSLAMLAAQNESREIPKGRVVDKWQIYRNLCEGKSIVGIGDRALAVLNALLSFYPDSELSEENDLIVFPSNAQLSLRAHGMPEPTVRRHLAALGDCGLIIRRDSPNGKRYARKGRGGEIEEAFGFSLAPLLARAYEFEAAAERVRADNRALRLMRERITLHRRDIHKLIDAALDEGVPGDWRGLWKRFRVVVEAIPRRAGIAELEPIVADLAALRDDVDKLLETHMKSTNPSGNDSQNERQQSDSNTDSIFEFEPALEKSGATAEPRTRTAEPQKTYPLGLVLKACPEIADYAVDGISNWRDLMITASQVRGYLGVSPSAYEEACHVMGQEIAAIVIACILQRAQHINSAGGYLRVLTEKATAGQFSVGPMLMAALKANGATARMTG comes from the coding sequence ATGGAGACGGGTATTGCAACGACGCCCTTTGGGCGGCGGCCGATGTCGCTTGCCATGCTGGCGGCGCAAAACGAGTCACGTGAGATCCCCAAAGGCAGGGTCGTCGACAAGTGGCAGATCTACCGCAACCTCTGCGAAGGCAAGAGCATCGTCGGCATCGGCGATCGTGCTCTGGCCGTCCTGAATGCGTTGCTGTCTTTCTACCCTGACAGTGAATTGAGTGAGGAGAACGACCTCATCGTCTTTCCCTCGAACGCACAGTTGTCGCTCAGGGCGCACGGAATGCCGGAGCCCACCGTCAGACGACACCTAGCGGCTCTTGGTGACTGCGGGCTGATCATCCGTCGGGATAGCCCGAACGGCAAGCGTTACGCCCGCAAGGGCCGGGGAGGGGAGATCGAGGAAGCCTTCGGCTTCTCCCTGGCGCCGCTGCTGGCCCGTGCTTACGAGTTCGAGGCGGCCGCTGAGCGTGTTCGTGCCGACAACCGGGCGCTCAGGCTTATGCGCGAGCGGATCACCTTGCACCGCCGTGACATCCACAAGCTCATAGACGCGGCCCTTGACGAAGGTGTCCCGGGCGACTGGCGAGGCCTATGGAAGCGGTTCCGCGTCGTCGTGGAGGCAATTCCGCGCCGAGCTGGCATTGCCGAGCTAGAGCCTATCGTTGCCGATCTGGCCGCCTTGCGCGATGATGTTGATAAGCTGCTGGAAACCCATATGAAATCCACGAATCCGAGCGGCAATGACTCTCAAAACGAGCGGCAGCAATCTGATTCAAATACCGACTCTATTTTTGAATTTGAACCTGCTTTAGAGAAAAGCGGGGCAACGGCCGAGCCCAGGACGAGAACCGCAGAGCCCCAAAAAACGTATCCGCTGGGGCTTGTGTTGAAGGCCTGCCCCGAAATTGCAGACTACGCCGTCGATGGGATCAGCAATTGGCGCGATCTCATGATAACCGCCTCCCAGGTGAGGGGATATCTGGGCGTTTCGCCGTCAGCGTATGAGGAGGCTTGCCATGTGATGGGCCAGGAGATCGCGGCGATCGTGATTGCCTGCATCCTGCAAAGGGCGCAGCACATCAACTCGGCCGGCGGCTATTTGCGGGTACTGACCGAAAAGGCGACGGCAGGGCAGTTCTCTGTCGGGCCGATGCTGATGGCGGCGCTCAAAGCGAACGGGGCGACGGCGAGGATGACGGGATGA
- the repB gene encoding plasmid partitioning protein RepB codes for MSRRDVLNGIFADTTRELAAANFSKETNGGRVLAGPVRTMGLALDRMDQEARELREALKSGERVVELDPELIDGSFVRDRLDGEVSATDDIVRSIEENGQEVPILVRQHPDLEGRYQVAYGHRRLRAVRLLRRKVRAVVRPLSDNELVVAQGIENTARKDLSYIERAVFALSLETHGFGRDLIMQALSTDKTELSKLLSVARGIPGSLVKAIGAAPSMGRRRWMDIAEKITDSKALEAARNATHRPEFEALGSDERFMIVLAEVSKKPQREQIIREWRPNGGKVAAKIKDTGRAYTLSLRTAEADEGFGAYLTERLDDLYADWQANRKPKQE; via the coding sequence ATGAGCAGGCGAGACGTTCTAAACGGAATATTTGCCGATACGACGCGAGAGTTGGCCGCGGCCAACTTTTCCAAAGAGACGAATGGCGGTCGTGTTCTGGCGGGGCCCGTAAGGACGATGGGACTTGCCCTCGACCGCATGGACCAGGAAGCCAGAGAACTTCGAGAAGCTTTGAAGTCCGGCGAGAGGGTTGTCGAACTCGATCCCGAACTCATTGACGGCTCATTCGTGCGTGATCGCCTCGACGGCGAGGTAAGCGCTACGGACGATATTGTGAGGTCGATCGAGGAAAACGGCCAGGAAGTGCCCATCCTCGTCAGGCAGCACCCCGATCTCGAAGGACGATATCAGGTTGCCTATGGCCATAGGAGGCTTCGCGCTGTCCGGCTCCTGAGGCGGAAGGTAAGGGCGGTTGTCAGGCCATTATCGGACAATGAACTCGTCGTCGCACAAGGCATCGAAAACACTGCGAGAAAGGATCTCTCTTACATCGAGAGAGCGGTCTTCGCCTTAAGCCTCGAAACACACGGGTTCGGCCGCGATCTGATCATGCAGGCGTTAAGCACTGACAAGACGGAACTGTCGAAACTGTTGTCCGTCGCCAGGGGCATTCCGGGCAGCCTGGTCAAAGCCATCGGTGCCGCACCCTCTATGGGCCGCCGTAGGTGGATGGATATTGCCGAAAAGATCACTGATTCCAAAGCGCTGGAAGCCGCAAGAAATGCCACCCACAGACCCGAATTCGAGGCCTTGGGCTCGGACGAACGCTTCATGATAGTTTTGGCTGAGGTTTCGAAGAAGCCGCAGCGAGAACAGATAATCAGGGAGTGGAGACCGAACGGCGGCAAGGTCGCGGCAAAGATCAAGGACACCGGGAGGGCATATACGCTCTCTCTCAGGACTGCCGAAGCCGATGAGGGCTTCGGCGCATATCTGACAGAACGGCTGGACGACCTCTATGCCGACTGGCAGGCAAACAGGAAACCGAAGCAGGAGTAA
- the repA gene encoding plasmid partitioning protein RepA, translating to MLQTQNVSTAISSDARIAHHARQLSMQLQLLRERLFPPSSQKLLKTFTSGEAAQLVGVSDGYLRQLSIDGKGPSPEVSQTGRRSYSLAQIHELRQYMASIKPKDALTYLPWRQRGDKLQTIAVANFKGGSAKTTTSIYLAQYLALQGYRVLAVDLDPQASLSSMLGVQPEFDLAEGDTLYGAIRYDEKRRPLKEIIRKTYFAGLDLVPGNLELMEFEHETPTALMEQRKTSNSEIFFRRVGMALAEAEANYDVVVIDCPPQLGYLTLGAVCAATSLLITVHPQMVDVASMSQFLLMTSDLLSVVRNAGGDLNHDFIRYVITRHEPHDGPQAQIVALLRSLFGDEVLAATVLKSTAIADAGLTKQTLYEIERGQVRRSTFDRAIESLDAVNGEILAGIEKAWGRP from the coding sequence ATGTTGCAGACTCAAAACGTATCGACGGCCATTTCTTCCGACGCGCGAATTGCTCATCATGCGCGCCAGCTGTCTATGCAGCTGCAGTTATTGCGAGAGCGCCTATTCCCACCGTCCTCCCAGAAGCTGTTGAAGACTTTCACCTCCGGCGAGGCCGCTCAGCTCGTCGGAGTATCAGACGGCTATCTACGGCAGCTTTCAATAGATGGCAAAGGCCCTTCGCCGGAGGTGTCCCAGACGGGGCGACGTTCGTACTCACTCGCCCAAATTCATGAGTTGCGTCAGTACATGGCTTCTATCAAGCCGAAGGATGCCCTCACTTACCTTCCGTGGCGGCAGAGAGGCGACAAGCTCCAGACGATTGCCGTCGCCAACTTCAAGGGCGGCAGTGCAAAGACAACGACATCCATCTACCTCGCACAGTATCTTGCCCTGCAGGGATATCGCGTTCTCGCGGTTGATCTCGACCCGCAGGCTTCGTTGTCGTCGATGCTCGGTGTTCAGCCGGAGTTTGATCTTGCGGAAGGCGATACCCTCTATGGTGCGATCCGTTACGACGAGAAACGGCGGCCGCTGAAGGAAATAATCAGAAAAACGTACTTCGCTGGCCTCGACCTCGTTCCCGGAAATTTGGAACTGATGGAGTTCGAGCACGAAACTCCGACTGCGCTGATGGAGCAGCGGAAAACAAGCAATAGCGAAATTTTCTTTCGGCGCGTCGGCATGGCCCTGGCCGAAGCCGAAGCCAATTATGACGTTGTGGTGATCGATTGCCCGCCGCAACTCGGGTACCTGACACTTGGTGCGGTTTGCGCAGCGACATCGCTTCTGATCACCGTCCATCCTCAGATGGTCGACGTGGCGTCAATGTCGCAGTTTCTGCTCATGACTTCCGACCTTCTGTCGGTCGTCCGGAATGCAGGCGGCGATCTGAACCACGATTTCATTCGGTATGTTATAACGCGCCATGAGCCGCACGATGGTCCGCAAGCCCAGATCGTTGCCCTGCTGAGAAGTCTCTTCGGGGACGAGGTTTTGGCGGCGACAGTCCTGAAATCGACGGCGATCGCCGATGCCGGGCTTACGAAACAGACACTCTATGAAATCGAACGAGGACAAGTCCGCCGCTCAACATTCGACAGGGCAATCGAATCCCTTGATGCAGTCAACGGGGAAATCCTCGCCGGCATCGAAAAGGCATGGGGGCGGCCATGA
- a CDS encoding site-specific integrase: MTNSSEKQAQNDLPDIVDIVMEMGRGTEDDKALPFPPLPAPTREKSRLPSHLEGLADRVRDYVEAASSANTRRAYASDWKHFSSWCHRQGIETFPPDPQAVGLYITAQASGTATGDKKPSSVSSIERRLSSLTWNYAQRGQALDRKDRHIATVMAGIRNRHAAPPRQKEAILPEDLIAMLETLDRGSLRGLRDRAMLLIGFAGGLRRSEIVALDVGRDQTEDGRGWIEILDKGMLVSLRGKTGWREVEVGRGSSDTTCPVVAVQTWLKLARIAHGPLFRRVTGQGKAVGADRLNDQEVARLVKRTALAAGVRGDLSEGERAKVFAGHSLRAGLASSAEVDERYVQKQLGHTSAEMTRRYQRRRDRFRVNLTKASGL, from the coding sequence ATGACCAACAGCTCCGAAAAGCAGGCCCAGAACGATCTCCCGGACATCGTGGATATAGTGATGGAAATGGGGCGCGGCACAGAGGATGATAAGGCTCTCCCCTTCCCTCCCCTGCCAGCGCCGACCAGGGAGAAGAGTCGGCTTCCGAGTCACCTTGAAGGGTTGGCTGATCGCGTCCGCGACTATGTCGAGGCAGCGAGCTCGGCCAACACGCGGCGGGCCTATGCATCCGATTGGAAGCATTTTTCCAGTTGGTGCCACCGGCAAGGCATCGAGACGTTTCCGCCAGATCCACAGGCGGTCGGCCTCTACATCACGGCTCAAGCGTCAGGCACCGCGACCGGCGACAAGAAGCCGAGCTCAGTGTCGTCGATCGAACGTCGGCTCTCCTCACTGACCTGGAATTACGCCCAGCGCGGCCAGGCTCTCGATAGAAAAGACCGTCATATCGCCACGGTGATGGCCGGCATTCGCAACAGACACGCCGCCCCGCCCCGGCAGAAGGAGGCGATCCTGCCGGAGGATCTGATCGCGATGCTTGAAACCCTCGACCGCGGAAGCCTACGCGGCCTGCGCGACCGCGCCATGCTGCTTATCGGCTTTGCCGGCGGCCTGCGTCGCTCTGAGATCGTGGCGCTGGATGTCGGCCGCGACCAGACCGAGGATGGCCGCGGCTGGATCGAGATCCTCGACAAGGGCATGCTCGTTTCCCTTCGCGGCAAGACCGGCTGGAGGGAGGTCGAAGTAGGTCGCGGTTCGTCCGACACGACCTGCCCGGTTGTCGCGGTGCAGACCTGGCTCAAGCTCGCCCGTATCGCACACGGACCGCTGTTCCGGCGCGTGACCGGCCAAGGCAAGGCAGTCGGCGCCGATCGGCTCAACGACCAAGAGGTTGCCCGCCTGGTCAAGCGCACTGCGCTGGCGGCCGGCGTACGCGGCGATCTGTCGGAAGGCGAACGAGCAAAGGTCTTTGCCGGCCATTCGCTGCGGGCTGGCCTCGCCTCCTCGGCCGAAGTCGATGAGCGCTATGTACAGAAGCAACTCGGCCATACCAGCGCCGAGATGACCCGCCGCTATCAGCGCCGCAGAGACAGGTTCCGCGTCAACCTCACCAAGGCGAGTGGGCTGTAG
- a CDS encoding DUF1778 domain-containing protein — protein MPRAAIEANERMNLRVAAQQKATLMRAAALVHADLTEFVTRAALREAEAVIKSAERIEVSERDFLRILELLDNPPPPNEKLRAAIAALPRDR, from the coding sequence ATGCCTCGGGCAGCGATTGAAGCGAATGAACGGATGAACCTGCGGGTGGCGGCGCAACAGAAGGCGACGCTGATGCGGGCAGCCGCGCTGGTGCATGCGGATTTGACGGAGTTCGTCACCCGTGCGGCCCTGCGCGAGGCCGAAGCGGTAATCAAGAGCGCCGAGAGGATAGAGGTCTCGGAACGGGATTTCCTGCGCATTCTGGAGCTTTTGGACAACCCGCCGCCGCCTAACGAAAAACTGCGCGCCGCGATCGCCGCCTTGCCGCGTGATCGATGA
- a CDS encoding GNAT family N-acetyltransferase — MNLPAWHEEPISKAHDRSDFDCGDADMNDFLARFARQGHEQNATKTYCAIETARPGRILGFYSIAPSAVDHAAVPARMTKGLARHDVPGFLLARIATDRSIAGQGLGGQLLAAAARRCLRLVTEGGGILLIIDAKNQRAADWYASFGAEALQGHRQAQPLRLVIHLATFAADLRAAGHL; from the coding sequence ATGAACCTTCCGGCCTGGCACGAGGAGCCGATCTCGAAGGCGCATGATCGGAGCGACTTCGATTGCGGTGACGCCGACATGAACGACTTCCTGGCCCGTTTTGCGCGCCAGGGCCATGAACAGAACGCCACCAAGACGTATTGCGCGATAGAAACCGCGCGGCCCGGTCGGATCCTTGGATTCTATTCGATCGCGCCGTCGGCAGTCGATCATGCAGCCGTGCCAGCGCGCATGACCAAGGGGCTCGCGCGTCACGATGTCCCGGGCTTTCTGTTGGCGCGGATCGCCACCGACAGATCGATCGCAGGGCAGGGGCTGGGCGGTCAGCTGCTGGCTGCCGCCGCTAGGCGGTGTCTGCGGCTGGTGACGGAGGGCGGCGGCATCCTTTTGATCATCGACGCCAAGAACCAACGCGCGGCTGATTGGTACGCCTCCTTCGGCGCCGAGGCCCTGCAGGGCCACCGCCAAGCTCAGCCGCTTCGACTGGTGATCCATCTGGCAACATTCGCGGCGGATTTGCGGGCCGCTGGCCATCTCTGA
- a CDS encoding transposase family protein produces the protein MEALIETAMQDTYRKREKPSVTALHDRVRELCRSRGEVAPSWKSVRARVKLADPRLLMRDREGAKAARERFDPVVHEYRADHALHIVQIDHTLVDLFVVDAVHRRPLQRPWLTLAIDVASRMVAGSYLTLENPSSVSVALCIQHMVMPKEPWLEARNVQAAWPVFGLPDVIHVDNGKEFHGRALARGTVEHGIALEYRPVLRPHYGGHIERLIGTMMGAVRLLPGTTSSDVAARGSYDPQKHAAMTLDELEEWLALQIVGRYHAEIHSSLQLPPISAWDDTVAARRHPLRLPHDRERFLQDFLPFEERSIRRDGVHLFGLHYWDDVLSPWAGRSARKMRVRYDPRDLSCVFVEGPDGTNWPVRFADLRRPRITLGEHRIARAALKERGVTAVDEQLIFETIEKQRQLVDAAGHKTRRARRHAERRDRSLMATADREFAVPEMAHDEECETDLPSLVVEEWS, from the coding sequence ATGGAGGCGCTCATCGAGACCGCTATGCAGGACACCTACCGCAAGCGGGAGAAGCCTTCGGTCACCGCCCTGCATGACCGTGTTCGAGAATTGTGTCGCAGCCGCGGGGAGGTCGCGCCCTCCTGGAAGTCGGTAAGAGCCCGCGTGAAGCTTGCCGATCCGCGGCTACTGATGCGTGATCGGGAAGGGGCAAAAGCCGCGCGCGAACGGTTTGATCCCGTAGTGCACGAATATCGCGCCGATCATGCACTTCACATCGTCCAGATCGATCACACATTGGTGGATCTGTTTGTGGTTGATGCCGTGCATCGCCGGCCCCTTCAGCGGCCCTGGCTGACGCTGGCCATCGACGTTGCAAGCCGCATGGTGGCGGGGTCCTATCTCACGCTAGAAAATCCGTCATCGGTTTCTGTCGCGCTTTGCATCCAGCATATGGTGATGCCGAAGGAGCCTTGGCTCGAGGCTCGGAATGTTCAGGCGGCGTGGCCGGTTTTCGGCCTGCCTGACGTGATCCACGTCGACAACGGCAAGGAATTTCATGGAAGGGCGCTGGCCAGAGGGACGGTGGAGCATGGCATTGCCCTTGAGTACCGGCCCGTCTTGCGGCCGCACTATGGGGGCCATATCGAGCGACTGATCGGCACGATGATGGGTGCGGTCCGCCTGCTTCCCGGCACGACGTCGAGTGACGTCGCCGCCCGCGGCTCCTACGATCCGCAAAAACATGCCGCAATGACGCTCGACGAACTGGAAGAGTGGCTCGCGCTTCAGATTGTCGGTCGCTACCATGCCGAGATTCACAGCAGCCTGCAGCTGCCGCCCATCAGTGCGTGGGACGACACCGTAGCGGCGCGTCGGCATCCCCTGCGACTGCCCCATGATCGCGAGCGGTTTCTTCAGGATTTCCTGCCCTTCGAGGAGCGCAGCATCCGACGCGACGGCGTGCATCTGTTCGGTCTCCACTATTGGGACGATGTGTTAAGTCCCTGGGCAGGCCGGTCTGCTCGCAAGATGCGCGTCAGATATGATCCGCGCGACCTGTCGTGCGTGTTTGTGGAAGGCCCCGATGGCACGAACTGGCCGGTCCGGTTTGCCGATCTCAGGCGACCGCGCATTACGCTCGGCGAACACCGCATTGCGCGCGCGGCATTGAAAGAACGCGGCGTCACGGCGGTGGACGAACAGCTGATTTTCGAGACCATCGAAAAACAGCGGCAACTCGTGGACGCAGCCGGACATAAGACCAGGAGGGCGCGCCGGCATGCCGAGCGTCGTGACCGATCGTTGATGGCGACCGCAGACAGGGAGTTTGCCGTGCCGGAAATGGCCCACGACGAAGAATGCGAAACCGATCTACCGTCGTTGGTCGTGGAAGAATGGTCTTGA
- a CDS encoding TniB family NTP-binding protein → MVLSDYPHLLPAYRSHAAVDDAERIAWIRADRWLETARARAALARLEDLLSYPARDRMPCLLLYGDTRLGKTKIIRKFLRDHPACFDQGTGITSMPVVAMQMTAEPLERDVYGELLSALGAPGPMTDSTYRLKEVCRRLLRSMSVRMPIIDEIHAMLAGSFRQQRIFLNVLRFLANDLRVPLICAGTNLARQALLTDPQLAERFEAFHLDRWADNSQLSQLLTSLGGILPLRRPSDLATTAVRRKVLDLTDGVTVRIFRLMETVAVEAIRSGSECITVGSFDGDDLVLPLVTMTRHMEKGLQRRASR, encoded by the coding sequence ATGGTCTTGAGCGACTATCCGCATCTGCTGCCCGCTTATCGGTCGCATGCCGCCGTTGACGACGCCGAACGGATTGCCTGGATCCGGGCGGACCGCTGGCTGGAAACCGCGCGGGCGCGCGCGGCGCTGGCGAGGCTGGAGGATCTGCTGTCCTATCCTGCGCGCGACCGCATGCCCTGCTTGCTGCTCTATGGCGACACCCGCTTGGGCAAGACCAAGATCATCCGCAAATTCCTGCGCGATCATCCGGCCTGTTTCGATCAGGGCACCGGCATCACCAGCATGCCCGTCGTGGCCATGCAGATGACGGCCGAACCGCTGGAGCGGGACGTCTATGGCGAATTGCTTAGCGCGCTCGGCGCGCCGGGGCCGATGACGGACTCCACCTATCGTCTGAAGGAGGTTTGCCGGCGCCTTTTGCGCAGCATGTCTGTGCGCATGCCGATCATCGACGAAATCCACGCCATGCTTGCCGGCAGCTTCCGCCAGCAGCGCATATTTCTCAACGTCCTCCGCTTTCTCGCCAACGACCTGAGGGTTCCGCTGATCTGCGCCGGGACCAATCTGGCCCGGCAGGCGCTGCTGACTGATCCCCAGCTCGCCGAGCGTTTCGAGGCCTTCCACCTCGACCGTTGGGCCGATAATTCCCAGCTATCACAGCTTTTGACGAGCCTGGGCGGGATCCTGCCGCTGCGCCGTCCCTCGGATTTGGCAACGACGGCTGTCCGCCGAAAAGTACTCGACCTGACCGACGGCGTGACCGTGCGGATCTTTCGCCTGATGGAGACGGTGGCGGTCGAGGCGATCCGCAGCGGTAGCGAGTGCATCACCGTCGGCAGTTTCGACGGCGACGATCTCGTCCTGCCGCTTGTGACGATGACGCGCCACATGGAAAAGGGGCTGCAGCGCCGGGCGAGCCGGTGA